In one Takifugu flavidus isolate HTHZ2018 chromosome 9, ASM371156v2, whole genome shotgun sequence genomic region, the following are encoded:
- the LOC130531886 gene encoding C-type lectin domain family 4 member M-like: protein MDKMEIDVSVYQRKNLKMEGLIPKGNVQRKTSPSRCLSVCLWLTCALLLAGNIGQFVYYKLMDHLVLGTQEKGDLEARLGNLTEEKEQLQETLKAAHTERDQLSVTLINLETTRDRLEASYNLSKEEVGRLRTRYNDSREDLKELQAKFNRLKTENDRSKQEFRQLQGNFSSLGTEKDQLQTQHRQLSDAKTQLQSSYSSLEKRFTSLLTEKDQLQSNYQNLQTQSDQSKRELQQLQGDFSSLQAEKDQLQRNYGALSNGKSQLQSNFDALNREKQTLKSNLDSLSHSKSQLQSNFDALNREKQTLKSNLDSLSKEKGQLQSNFDALNREKQTLKTEKDQLQRNYAALSHSKSQLQSNFDALNRAKTEVQRRYDDAVKVRDQLQKKICQVRKSKLYWQPGQPNSDGGNQDCGELLQDSSGAGQWNDNACTAEQTWVCEK from the exons ATGGACAAAATGGAAATAGATGTCAGCGTGTATCAGAGGAAGAACCTGAAGATGGAAGGCCTCATCCCCAAAG ggaATGTTCAGAGGAAAACGTCACCTTCCCGGTGCCtgagcgtgtgtttgtggttaACGTGCGCTCTCCTGCTGGCTGGAAACATCGGACAGTTCGTCTACT ATAAACTAATGGACCATCTCGTCTTGGGGACTCAAGAGAAGGGAGACCTTGAGGCCAGACTTGGAAACCTgacggaggagaaggagcaactACAGGAGACTTTGAAGGCGGCCCACACCGAACGAGATCAGCTCTCTGTTACCCTCATCAACCTGGAAACCACCAGAGACCGACTGGAAGCTAGCTACAACCTCTCGAAAGAGGAGGTTGGAAGGTTGCGGACGCGGTACAACGATTCCCGTGAGGATCTGAAAGAGCTGCAGGCGAAGTTCAACCGACTGAAGACGGAGAACGACAGATCAAAACAGGAATTTCGGCAGCTCCAGGGCAACTTCTCCTCACTGGGGACGGAGAAGGACCAACTGCAGACGCAGCACAGGCAGCTGAGCGACGCTAAAACTCAGCTTCAGAGCAGCTACAGCTCCCTGGAGAAGAGGTTCACGTCTCTGCTGACAGAAAAGGATCAACTCCAGAGCAACTACCAAAACCTCCAAACACAAAGTGACCAATCCAAGCGGgaacttcagcagctccagggcGACTTCTCGTCCTTACAAGCTGAGAAGGACCAGTTGCAGAGGAACTACGGGGCTCTGAGCAACGGCAAGAGTCAACTCCAGAGCAACTTTGATGCCTTGAACAGGGAGAAACAAACGTTGAAGAGTAATTTAGATTCTTTGAGCCACAGCAAGAGTCAACTCCAGAGCAACTTTGATGCCTTGAACAGGGAGAAACAAACGTTGAAGAGTAATTTAGATTCTTTGAGCAAGGAGAAAGGCCAACTCCAGAGCAACTTTGATGCCTTGAACAGGGAGAAACAAACGTTGAAGA CCGAGAAGGACCAGTTGCAGAGGAACTACGCTGCTTTGAGCCACAGCAAGAGTCAACTCCAGAGCAACTTTGATGCCTTGAACAGGGCGAAGACGGAAGTTCAGAGGCGCTACGACGACGCCGTCAAAGTCAGGGACCAGCTCCAGAAGAAGATCTGCCAAGTCAGGAAAAGTAAatt GTACTGGCAGCCCGGACAGCCCAACAGCGACGGAGGGAACCAGGACTGTGGGGAGCTCCTGCAAGACTCGTCGGGGGCGGGTCAGTGGAACGACAACGCCTGCACGGCCGAACAGACGTGGGTCTGTGAAAAATAA